The DNA sequence GCGTTTCTCAGCGTCAGAGCTACATCAAATCTATAAGAGAGATGGCAAAGGCAGTTGCGGAAGCATATGTAGCGAAGGAGGCCAGTTCAGATGAATGATCATAAGGCACTGCTTGAAGTCGGAATTGAAGAGCTTCCTTCAAGTGAGGTTCAGGGAATGAGAAAGCAACTCCTGGAGAGAATAGAGAAGTCTCTCGAGAGTAATCGTTTGGGTTATGGAGGAATCGAGATCTTCGTTGCCAGCCGACGATTCGGTGTGCTCATTCAAGACATGGAATCCAGGCAGGCGGACTTCGTGGAAAAGAAAAAGGGCCCGTCAGAGAAGATCGCCTACAGTGACGGCGAACCGACCAAGGCGCTCCTTGGATTCCTCAGAGGAAGTAACGCTCAGCTTAACGAAGTGAGTATTGAAGACGGATATGTGTACGTAGAGAGACATATAAGTGGAAAGACTGCCAGAGAACTCTTGCCTCAGATCTTCTCAGACATGTTGAGATCGCTGGATTTCAAGAAGCCGATGCGTTGGGGAGACGGAACTTATAAATTTGTGAGGCCGGTCAAGTGGATAACGGCTATGATTGACTCCGAAATCCTCGATATGGAGCTCTTCGGAAAGAGATCGTCAAATAAGTCCAGGGGACACCGTTTCTTCTTCGATGAAGTCGAAGTATCCCCTGAGAATTACTTTCAGAAGTTGAGAGATGCTCTTGTGATCGCTCGAGAGAGCGACAGAGAAGAAAGAACTCTTTCTGAAATCAGTAGAATTGAATCGGATATTCATAGCCAGATTCCCGTTGATGAAGAACTGCTTGCCGAAGTCGTCTCTTTGACAGAATACCCAACGGCAGTTCTGGGAAACTTCATGGAGAAGTACCTCTCACTCCCGCCTGAAGTAATCATCGTGACTATAAAGCACCATCAGAGGACTTTCCCGGTCTACAAAGAAGGCAAGTTGACTAACGGCTTTGTTGCCTTTCAGGACGGACCAGATGATCCACTGGGAAACATTCGATTAGGTTACGAGGAAGTTATCAACGCAAGGCTTGAAGACGCCTTCTTCTACTTCGAGAAAGACAAAGAGAAACCAATAGAGAACTACGTAAACGGATTGGAAGGAATCCTCTTTCAGCGAGGGCTCGGCACTCTGA is a window from the Mesotoga infera genome containing:
- a CDS encoding glycine--tRNA ligase subunit beta, with product MNDHKALLEVGIEELPSSEVQGMRKQLLERIEKSLESNRLGYGGIEIFVASRRFGVLIQDMESRQADFVEKKKGPSEKIAYSDGEPTKALLGFLRGSNAQLNEVSIEDGYVYVERHISGKTARELLPQIFSDMLRSLDFKKPMRWGDGTYKFVRPVKWITAMIDSEILDMELFGKRSSNKSRGHRFFFDEVEVSPENYFQKLRDALVIARESDREERTLSEISRIESDIHSQIPVDEELLAEVVSLTEYPTAVLGNFMEKYLSLPPEVIIVTIKHHQRTFPVYKEGKLTNGFVAFQDGPDDPLGNIRLGYEEVINARLEDAFFYFEKDKEKPIENYVNGLEGILFQRGLGTLKDKTDRTIALSEAISKKLGAKSEELQEVKRTSLLAKADQTTRVVQEFPELQGIMGRIYAELSGENPDVSAGIEEHYRDNVVPATLTGAVTGISDRIDTLVGNFMIGNIPSASKDPYALRRKTSFIFKTMHHLGWKLDLLGLIEEASGALAGVNSETLDAITDFFSNRFEAFLLEKGFSMNIARSVKMWWRFPYLGVRAAEAILEYVKNEDFTDLLVAYQRVHNISRGHSGNCFDGSKFVEQAERDLLNNYLKCFDDVMEALERDDFEKSLLLLTSLKPHIDRYFDDVFVMAEQEDIRLNRLGFLKSLDQLFLKIGDLSLLLEEERA